The following coding sequences lie in one Candidatus Marinarcus aquaticus genomic window:
- a CDS encoding NAD+ synthase: MNWQNIKEQLITFLQDELQKTGLKRVTVGLSGGLDSAVVAVLCKEAFGENMKCALLPSQYSSDSSIADAKELCAKFDIDYEVIEIAPMVNAYLPNMEHNKLRIGNFSARMRMSVLYDISARDNSIVVGTSNKSELLLGYGTIFGDIACAINPIGEIYKSDEYDFAKFLGVPASILQKKPSADLWTGQSDEEELGYTYKQLDDALKLLVDEKKSKEELVKLGFDDEMVNTIEYRIKANAFKGKPPVIAQINWS, from the coding sequence ATGAACTGGCAAAATATTAAAGAACAATTAATTACTTTTTTACAAGATGAATTACAAAAAACGGGTTTAAAAAGAGTTACTGTTGGTTTAAGTGGAGGATTAGACTCTGCTGTGGTTGCAGTACTATGTAAAGAGGCTTTTGGTGAAAACATGAAGTGTGCACTTTTGCCATCACAATACTCAAGCGACAGCAGTATTGCAGATGCCAAAGAATTGTGTGCTAAATTTGATATAGATTATGAAGTCATTGAGATTGCTCCAATGGTCAATGCCTACTTACCAAATATGGAACACAATAAATTACGTATTGGAAATTTTTCTGCACGTATGAGAATGTCTGTTCTGTATGATATCAGTGCACGAGACAACTCTATTGTAGTAGGAACGTCCAATAAAAGTGAATTGCTTTTAGGTTATGGAACTATTTTTGGAGACATTGCTTGTGCGATTAATCCAATTGGTGAGATTTATAAAAGCGATGAGTATGACTTTGCGAAATTTTTAGGTGTTCCTGCATCTATTTTACAAAAAAAACCAAGTGCAGACCTTTGGACAGGGCAAAGTGATGAAGAAGAGTTGGGCTATACATATAAACAACTTGATGATGCACTTAAATTGCTCGTAGATGAAAAAAAATCAAAAGAAGAGTTGGTCAAACTCGGATTTGATGATGAGATGGTTAATACCATAGAATATCGAATAAAAGCCAATGCATTTAAAGGGAAACCACCTGTAATTGCACAAATCAACTGGAGTTAG
- a CDS encoding TerB family tellurite resistance protein gives MKLIVLLIVGVILYFIAKNYKTEKYQNIQLNIKERFDGDLMNHEAGLLVALMAKVAKADGKVCELEVELLKHTLNDISSHFQNSEEIREKLKTIYSKEKESFDNTIAICEKVLKLTKHDYNKRIGIMQYLLNLAFIDKELSQTEYMITEDIANALKIKRSDFEALINKFESFYKNQAQSTQVSLEEAYKTLEASQEDDFSTIKKKYRKLVKQHHPDIIAGQGASKDIIDEATAKLQEVNEAYELIKKDKGQ, from the coding sequence ATGAAACTTATTGTACTTTTAATTGTTGGAGTAATTTTATACTTTATCGCAAAAAACTATAAAACGGAAAAATACCAAAACATTCAACTCAATATAAAAGAGCGTTTTGATGGTGATTTAATGAACCACGAAGCAGGATTGTTGGTTGCCCTTATGGCGAAAGTAGCCAAGGCAGATGGAAAAGTATGCGAATTGGAAGTGGAGCTTTTAAAACATACATTAAATGATATTTCAAGCCATTTTCAAAACAGTGAAGAGATTCGAGAGAAATTAAAAACAATTTATTCAAAAGAGAAAGAGAGTTTTGACAACACCATTGCTATTTGTGAAAAGGTCTTAAAGCTGACCAAACATGACTATAACAAACGTATAGGTATCATGCAATATCTTTTAAACTTAGCTTTTATTGATAAAGAGTTGTCTCAAACAGAGTATATGATCACTGAAGATATTGCCAATGCCTTGAAAATCAAACGAAGTGATTTTGAAGCACTGATCAATAAGTTTGAATCGTTCTATAAAAACCAAGCACAATCCACGCAAGTGAGTTTAGAAGAGGCGTATAAAACGCTTGAAGCATCACAAGAAGATGATTTTTCAACGATTAAGAAAAAGTATCGGAAACTGGTTAAACAACACCACCCTGATATCATTGCAGGGCAGGGGGCAAGTAAAGATATCATTGATGAAGCTACAGCAAAACTTCAAGAGGTCAATGAAGCATACGAATTAATTAAAAAAGATAAAGGACAATGA
- a CDS encoding class I SAM-dependent DNA methyltransferase, protein MNRFDQAAKDWDAKPTSILIAKETSTKITQHIDLTNKDILDYGCGTGLLAFSLSDDVKSMTGMDNSQGMVAVFNEKAQKFGFSNTKAVKHNVDIEDLPQKRYDVIVTSMALHHIKHPHTFFQKCKEALKPNGYLCISDLDEEDGTFHAKHNNDGVHHFGFSHQQIKTFYEESGYTLQFLDNICELERENGTFPIFLSIGQI, encoded by the coding sequence ATGAATCGTTTTGATCAAGCAGCAAAGGATTGGGATGCTAAACCCACCTCTATTTTGATTGCTAAAGAGACATCAACAAAAATCACACAACATATTGATTTAACCAATAAAGATATTTTAGATTATGGGTGTGGTACAGGTCTTTTGGCATTCAGTTTATCGGATGATGTTAAGAGTATGACGGGCATGGATAACAGCCAGGGCATGGTAGCTGTCTTTAATGAAAAAGCACAAAAATTTGGTTTTTCAAATACAAAAGCCGTCAAACACAACGTTGACATAGAAGATTTACCCCAAAAGCGTTATGATGTCATTGTCACCAGTATGGCATTACACCATATCAAGCATCCCCATACTTTTTTTCAAAAGTGTAAAGAAGCCCTCAAACCCAATGGTTATCTCTGTATCTCCGATTTGGATGAAGAGGACGGCACATTTCATGCCAAACACAACAATGATGGCGTACACCATTTTGGATTTTCACATCAACAAATTAAAACATTTTATGAAGAAAGTGGTTATACCCTTCAATTTTTAGATAATATCTGCGAACTGGAAAGAGAGAATGGAACTTTTCCTATCTTTTTAAGCATTGGTCAAATTTAA
- a CDS encoding DegT/DnrJ/EryC1/StrS family aminotransferase produces the protein MKEIPFYKPSIDENELDQIKQVLDIRKDVSKVVEFEESMANFVGANHAIATCNSTAAVHLALSAIELKRGDKILMSVNSFVNIPEVVRHFDAEPIFIDINIDDMNIDLVKFEKALAENKTKKLRGAIITFVAGQTPDLNKLYEIAKKYGIILIEDATSALGVTYNDETVGSLQADMTIFSTNPSNGRNAVSRSGVIITNNEEIANRARLLRTHAITTTYDDYGNLDYIYDVVDIGHKYDISELDAAFSLSQLKKTNKFIKRRKEIAKIYEQRLADVKHVITPPHKKEHIYTHYIIKINRNRDAFARALKERGISTGLHYIPLHLLSYYKHKYNLKITAFGSALSSYQQILSLPMYPALSDEEVNYICDQIIEIAQTWV, from the coding sequence ATGAAAGAAATACCGTTTTACAAGCCTTCAATCGATGAGAATGAATTAGACCAAATCAAACAAGTTTTAGACATACGAAAAGATGTCTCTAAAGTGGTTGAATTTGAAGAAAGCATGGCCAACTTTGTAGGTGCCAATCATGCAATTGCAACATGCAATTCAACAGCAGCTGTTCACTTAGCTCTGAGTGCGATTGAGCTTAAACGTGGAGATAAAATTCTTATGTCGGTTAACTCTTTTGTTAATATTCCTGAAGTGGTTCGACACTTTGATGCAGAGCCAATTTTTATTGATATCAATATCGATGATATGAATATTGACTTAGTGAAGTTTGAAAAAGCGTTAGCAGAGAACAAAACGAAGAAACTGCGTGGTGCTATCATCACCTTTGTGGCAGGACAAACCCCTGATTTAAATAAATTATATGAGATTGCTAAAAAGTATGGGATTATTTTAATTGAAGATGCAACTTCTGCATTAGGAGTTACTTACAACGATGAAACAGTAGGCTCACTTCAAGCGGATATGACGATTTTTTCAACCAATCCATCGAATGGTCGAAATGCAGTCAGTAGAAGTGGAGTTATTATTACAAACAATGAAGAGATTGCAAACAGAGCTCGGCTTTTACGAACACATGCGATTACAACAACGTATGATGATTATGGAAACTTAGACTATATTTATGATGTTGTCGATATTGGACATAAATATGATATAAGTGAATTGGATGCGGCATTTTCGCTTTCGCAATTGAAAAAAACCAATAAGTTTATCAAACGAAGAAAAGAGATTGCTAAGATTTATGAGCAACGATTGGCCGATGTCAAACATGTTATTACCCCACCACATAAAAAAGAGCACATCTATACGCACTATATTATTAAAATCAATCGAAACCGAGATGCGTTTGCACGGGCATTAAAAGAACGAGGGATTTCAACAGGATTACACTATATTCCATTGCACCTTTTAAGTTATTATAAACATAAATACAACTTAAAAATTACGGCATTTGGAAGTGCCTTATCTTCGTATCAACAAATCCTTTCTTTGCCAATGTATCCTGCTTTAAGTGATGAAGAGGTGAACTATATTTGTGACCAAATCATAGAAATAGCACAAACCTGGGTATAA
- a CDS encoding shikimate dehydrogenase, translated as MKQFAIFGNPVEHSKSPNMHNNGFKQLNFDAHYIKHHLLNGKEIKEVFLNKGYSGANITVPHKEEAFAQADNVVGVAQKIGAVNTYIKEKDGSVTAYNTDAPGFLKAIESFGKIQNVLILGAGGTAKAIAVALLDAGKKVSVLNRSENKLTFFKELGCNTYSWDNFKPSSYDLVVNSTSAGLKDEYYPVEKTVLEAVLNKSKFAFDCIYGKLTPFLSLAKELGLEYKDGEDMLLYQGVLAFEYFTNSKCSDEIIEAMREGLKK; from the coding sequence TTGAAACAATTTGCAATTTTTGGAAACCCAGTAGAACACTCTAAATCACCCAACATGCACAATAATGGGTTTAAGCAACTCAATTTTGATGCACACTATATAAAACATCATCTGCTTAACGGCAAAGAGATTAAAGAGGTGTTTTTAAATAAAGGTTACAGTGGTGCCAATATCACCGTTCCTCATAAAGAAGAGGCATTTGCACAAGCAGACAATGTAGTAGGTGTGGCACAAAAAATTGGTGCAGTGAATACCTATATCAAAGAAAAAGATGGTTCAGTTACTGCTTATAATACCGATGCTCCTGGCTTTTTAAAAGCGATTGAATCTTTTGGTAAAATACAAAATGTGCTGATTTTAGGTGCAGGAGGAACGGCTAAAGCCATTGCTGTGGCACTTTTAGATGCAGGTAAAAAGGTATCGGTGTTAAATCGAAGTGAAAATAAACTCACATTTTTTAAAGAGTTGGGCTGCAACACCTATTCTTGGGATAACTTTAAACCATCAAGTTATGACTTGGTGGTTAACTCAACGAGTGCAGGTTTAAAGGATGAATACTATCCTGTTGAAAAAACTGTGTTAGAAGCTGTTTTAAACAAAAGCAAATTCGCTTTTGATTGCATCTATGGGAAACTCACTCCTTTTTTAAGTTTAGCAAAAGAACTTGGCTTAGAGTATAAAGATGGCGAAGATATGCTTTTATACCAAGGTGTTTTGGCATTTGAATACTTTACAAACTCAAAATGCAGTGATGAAATTATTGAAGCCATGAGAGAAGGCCTTAAAAAATAG
- a CDS encoding YqaE/Pmp3 family membrane protein has protein sequence MRLLLAILLPWFNFFTIGRPIAGIICLVLQFTLIGWLPAALWSVYALSQYNTDKKIKEALNKE, from the coding sequence ATGAGACTGCTTTTAGCTATACTTCTTCCATGGTTTAACTTTTTTACCATTGGTCGCCCTATTGCTGGTATTATCTGTTTGGTTCTTCAATTTACACTCATTGGGTGGCTTCCAGCTGCTTTATGGTCAGTATATGCACTGAGTCAATACAATACCGATAAGAAAATCAAAGAAGCTCTTAACAAAGAGTAA
- a CDS encoding (2Fe-2S)-binding protein, translated as MSRRFDNTYEVCSCRSVTLGEIIYAIKEKNAQTLGEIQEITDAGTECRCCICEEGDYGKVKKKLYCKEILDKLGEKSKK; from the coding sequence ATGTCAAGACGTTTTGATAACACGTATGAGGTGTGCTCATGCAGAAGTGTTACTTTAGGTGAGATTATCTATGCCATCAAAGAGAAAAATGCCCAAACGTTAGGAGAAATACAGGAGATTACCGATGCAGGAACAGAGTGTCGATGTTGTATTTGCGAAGAGGGTGATTATGGGAAAGTGAAGAAAAAACTCTATTGTAAAGAGATATTAGACAAGTTAGGAGAAAAAAGCAAAAAATGA
- the purU gene encoding formyltetrahydrofolate deformylase, translating into MKEYILLIDTTDAKGLVYNVSKILFANNLNIEQNAEYVDEETKKFFMRSVISGDLNKEILLKELKEVLPAESTIKLTTKEKKDIVLLATKESHVLGDLLIRYIDGELNANIKAVIANHDYLQDLVEKFDIPFHCISAEDMSREEHEELVINIINEYSPELIVLAKYMRILTPKFVQAYPQKVLNIHHSFLPAFIGANPYKQAHHRGVKIIGATAHYVTDDLDEGPIIAQDVVRVDHTYSWQDMRRAGRNVEKVVLSNALQLMLEDRVFVYGNKTVIL; encoded by the coding sequence ATGAAAGAGTATATACTGTTAATTGACACAACGGATGCCAAAGGTTTGGTATACAATGTTTCAAAAATTCTTTTTGCAAACAACTTAAATATTGAGCAAAATGCTGAGTATGTTGACGAAGAGACAAAAAAATTCTTTATGAGAAGTGTCATCTCAGGCGACTTAAATAAAGAAATATTACTAAAAGAGCTTAAAGAGGTTCTTCCCGCTGAATCTACAATTAAACTGACAACCAAAGAGAAAAAAGATATTGTTCTGCTTGCAACCAAAGAGTCTCATGTATTAGGTGACTTATTGATTCGATACATTGATGGTGAACTCAATGCAAACATCAAAGCGGTTATTGCTAACCACGATTACTTACAAGATTTGGTTGAAAAATTTGATATTCCTTTTCATTGTATCAGTGCAGAAGATATGTCTCGAGAAGAGCATGAAGAGTTGGTGATCAATATAATCAATGAATACTCACCTGAGTTGATTGTTTTAGCAAAATACATGCGAATATTAACACCTAAATTTGTACAAGCCTATCCACAAAAAGTACTCAACATTCACCATTCATTCTTGCCTGCATTTATTGGAGCCAATCCATATAAGCAGGCACATCACAGAGGAGTTAAGATTATTGGTGCAACCGCACACTATGTTACAGACGATTTGGATGAAGGTCCAATTATTGCTCAAGATGTTGTTCGCGTGGATCACACTTACTCTTGGCAAGATATGAGACGAGCAGGGCGAAATGTAGAGAAAGTTGTTTTATCAAACGCTTTACAACTGATGCTTGAAGACCGTGTTTTTGTGTACGGAAACAAAACGGTTATTTTGTGA
- a CDS encoding malic enzyme-like NAD(P)-binding protein yields the protein MSILVTKEESLAYHEFPKAGKLCVETTVPFMTQKDLALAYTPGVANPCIEIEANPENAFRYTSKSNLVAVISNGTAVLGLGDIGALASKPVMEGKSILFKRFSAIDSFDIEVDEKDVDKFCAVVKAIAPTFGGINLEDISAPACFEIERRLVEELDIPVMHDDQHGTAIISSAGLINACDIMNKKLEEVKIVVVGAGAAAISCSRMYKSLGVQNIIMIDSKGVIHDERTDLNEYKKEFSAPKAMTMEEAFFDADMVLGLSKPGTFTKEHIALMKEEPIVFALSNPTPELFPEEILEVKPKAVVGTGRSDFNNQINNVLGFPFIFRGALDVRATSINMEMKVAAAHAIADLAKKEVTAEVKAIFGENIEYGRDYIIPKPFDKRLMVDVSSAVAQAAIESSVAKITDLDIVAYKLQLSEMI from the coding sequence TTGAGTATTCTAGTAACAAAAGAAGAGAGCTTAGCTTATCACGAGTTTCCAAAAGCAGGGAAGTTATGTGTTGAGACGACGGTTCCTTTTATGACGCAAAAAGATTTAGCTTTAGCGTATACTCCTGGTGTAGCGAACCCTTGTATCGAGATTGAAGCGAACCCAGAAAATGCATTCAGATATACATCAAAAAGTAACTTGGTTGCTGTTATTTCAAACGGTACAGCAGTACTTGGACTTGGTGATATTGGTGCATTGGCATCAAAACCAGTAATGGAAGGGAAATCAATTTTATTTAAACGATTTTCTGCGATTGATTCATTTGATATTGAAGTGGATGAAAAAGATGTTGATAAATTTTGTGCGGTTGTAAAAGCAATTGCACCGACATTTGGTGGGATTAACTTAGAAGATATCTCTGCGCCAGCTTGTTTTGAAATTGAAAGAAGATTGGTAGAAGAGTTAGATATTCCTGTAATGCACGATGACCAACATGGTACTGCTATTATCAGTAGTGCAGGTTTGATCAATGCGTGTGATATCATGAACAAAAAACTTGAAGAGGTTAAAATTGTCGTTGTTGGAGCAGGAGCTGCAGCAATTTCTTGTTCAAGAATGTACAAAAGTTTAGGTGTACAAAACATTATTATGATTGATTCTAAAGGGGTTATTCATGATGAAAGAACAGATTTAAATGAGTATAAAAAAGAGTTCTCTGCGCCAAAAGCAATGACAATGGAAGAGGCATTTTTTGATGCAGATATGGTACTTGGACTTTCTAAACCAGGTACATTTACTAAAGAACATATTGCATTGATGAAAGAAGAGCCAATTGTATTTGCTCTTTCTAACCCAACCCCTGAGCTTTTCCCTGAAGAGATTCTAGAAGTAAAACCAAAAGCAGTTGTGGGAACAGGTCGAAGTGACTTTAATAACCAAATCAACAATGTGCTTGGATTCCCTTTTATTTTCAGAGGGGCTTTAGACGTTCGAGCTACATCTATTAACATGGAGATGAAAGTAGCTGCAGCGCATGCAATTGCTGATTTAGCTAAGAAAGAAGTCACCGCTGAAGTGAAGGCAATTTTTGGTGAAAACATTGAGTACGGAAGAGATTATATCATTCCAAAACCATTTGACAAACGACTGATGGTAGATGTTTCAAGTGCCGTGGCACAAGCCGCGATTGAATCAAGTGTAGCAAAAATTACTGACTTAGATATAGTGGCGTATAAACTGCAACTATCTGAAATGATATAA
- a CDS encoding UPF0323 family lipoprotein, producing MKHIKKISDYAKVGGLSALLVTGLVGCGDSNSNNQQGQNNAFSNASQKQGAFVVIEALPNGGYTIVDEYPSNDTRIVLKELNGNERILSQEEIDRLVKEEAIKIDNGTSGLTNPEVSSGNMGLGGVLLSSIAGAMIGSWIGNKLFNNQNYQNQRRTQYKSPQTFSRSVDSFNKAKTASTASSSSKKSGFFGSKSKTSSSSSSFGSRKSGFSFGG from the coding sequence ATGAAACACATTAAAAAAATATCTGACTATGCCAAAGTAGGAGGTCTCAGTGCCCTGCTTGTGACAGGATTAGTTGGATGTGGAGATTCAAACAGCAACAACCAACAAGGTCAAAACAATGCTTTTAGCAATGCCAGCCAAAAACAAGGCGCTTTTGTTGTCATTGAAGCATTGCCTAATGGAGGCTATACCATTGTCGATGAATACCCAAGCAATGATACACGTATTGTATTAAAAGAGCTTAATGGAAATGAGCGAATTCTCTCTCAAGAAGAGATTGACAGACTGGTAAAAGAAGAAGCCATCAAAATAGACAATGGAACATCGGGATTAACCAACCCAGAGGTATCAAGTGGAAATATGGGTCTTGGAGGCGTACTTCTTTCATCTATTGCTGGAGCTATGATTGGATCATGGATTGGGAATAAACTTTTTAACAATCAAAACTACCAAAATCAACGACGGACACAATATAAATCTCCACAAACATTCTCACGAAGTGTGGATTCATTTAACAAAGCTAAAACCGCTTCCACAGCAAGCAGTTCAAGCAAAAAATCTGGATTTTTTGGAAGCAAAAGTAAAACTTCATCTTCAAGCAGCAGCTTTGGAAGCAGAAAATCTGGTTTTTCCTTTGGTGGCTAA
- the pgeF gene encoding peptidoglycan editing factor PgeF, whose product MQIEHYFTTASDGNIAFHVTNDHNSVENNRSKLALKYGYNAYKLYFMDQIHKDNIVIIDEKSPTLTQDCDALITQLPDTTLMVMVADCIPILLKDEKKGVIAAIHAGRNSTFLQIAPKTVQKMIKHFACNPKDIEAIMGPSIQKCCYEVSVELANIVQTSFGEQFEKNRYIDLHGINKKLLQEVGVQNISISPVCTHCSNEDYFSYRLDKKCGRFAGLIHKS is encoded by the coding sequence ATGCAAATAGAACATTATTTTACAACTGCAAGCGATGGAAACATTGCATTTCATGTGACCAATGACCATAACAGTGTTGAAAACAACAGGAGTAAATTGGCATTAAAATATGGATATAATGCCTATAAACTCTATTTTATGGATCAAATACATAAAGACAATATTGTCATCATAGACGAAAAATCTCCTACGTTAACACAGGATTGTGATGCGCTTATTACACAACTTCCTGATACCACATTAATGGTGATGGTTGCAGACTGTATCCCTATTTTATTAAAAGATGAGAAAAAAGGGGTGATTGCCGCAATTCATGCCGGGCGAAATTCCACCTTTTTACAAATTGCACCTAAAACCGTACAAAAAATGATTAAACACTTTGCTTGTAATCCCAAAGATATCGAAGCCATTATGGGACCATCGATACAAAAATGTTGTTATGAAGTGAGTGTAGAACTTGCCAATATTGTTCAAACAAGCTTTGGAGAGCAGTTTGAAAAGAACCGATATATTGATTTGCACGGAATTAATAAAAAGTTGCTTCAAGAAGTTGGTGTTCAAAATATTAGCATCTCACCTGTTTGTACACACTGTTCCAATGAGGATTATTTCTCATATCGTTTGGATAAAAAGTGTGGTCGATTTGCAGGGTTAATTCATAAGTCTTAA
- the tatB gene encoding Sec-independent protein translocase protein TatB, translating into MFGMGFFEIMLIAVIAIIALGPEKLPTAMVEVARFFKKFKSSIDEAKSTLDNELQISDMKEEANKFKAQIENAKSSVSMDNLDLGVNDILNEDPKEKPETKTDNEKVSFKKKKESKKDDSSEKFRVNQDKGADA; encoded by the coding sequence ATGTTTGGAATGGGTTTTTTTGAAATTATGTTAATCGCAGTGATTGCTATCATTGCACTTGGGCCTGAAAAACTGCCTACGGCAATGGTCGAAGTAGCGCGTTTTTTTAAAAAGTTTAAAAGCAGTATAGATGAAGCGAAATCAACACTCGATAATGAACTTCAAATCTCTGACATGAAAGAAGAAGCGAATAAATTTAAAGCACAAATTGAAAACGCTAAATCATCGGTGAGCATGGACAATCTAGACTTAGGTGTCAATGATATTTTAAATGAAGACCCCAAAGAGAAACCTGAAACAAAAACCGACAATGAAAAAGTCTCTTTCAAAAAGAAAAAAGAGTCTAAAAAAGATGACTCCAGTGAAAAATTCAGAGTCAACCAAGATAAAGGAGCAGACGCTTAA
- a CDS encoding glutathionylspermidine synthase family protein, protein MKLKTLNALTTEYLESIDFVWHTDEDNSSYIANEIVEVSFDEAHAYAQACNELYEMYCEAGEYVIENNLFHELNIPFNLVDVIKKSWENDVHWHLYGRFDLAGGIDDQPIKLIEFNADTPTSLFETAIIQWAMLKQNGLDEASQFNNLYEALKDNFKRIITLDSDVEKFEEYYNNLGWKILFSSIQGSAEDENTTKLLQHIANEAGFNTDFEYMDQVQFSDDGIAKENTHFEFWFKLVPWEEIGIEESELALFLTDIIENQKAIVFNPAYTLMFQSKGFMKILWDLYPNHPLLLETSFEPLQGKKQVEKKCFGREGANIKIINSDGSIELENGGEYTNHKSIFQEYVEFPQDNNGNYYQAGVFYAYEACALGFRRGGKILDNGSKFVGHIIS, encoded by the coding sequence ATGAAACTGAAAACACTGAATGCATTAACCACTGAATATTTAGAGAGCATTGACTTTGTATGGCACACAGATGAAGACAACAGCTCTTATATTGCCAATGAAATTGTTGAAGTAAGCTTCGATGAGGCTCACGCGTATGCACAAGCATGCAATGAACTTTATGAAATGTATTGTGAAGCGGGTGAATATGTGATTGAAAATAACCTCTTTCATGAGCTTAATATCCCATTTAACCTTGTTGATGTGATTAAAAAATCGTGGGAAAATGATGTGCATTGGCATCTGTATGGTCGATTTGATCTTGCAGGTGGGATTGATGACCAACCCATCAAGCTCATTGAGTTTAACGCTGATACGCCTACTTCTTTGTTTGAAACAGCCATCATTCAATGGGCAATGCTCAAACAAAATGGTCTGGATGAAGCAAGTCAATTTAACAACTTGTATGAAGCACTTAAAGATAACTTCAAACGTATCATTACTCTAGACAGTGATGTAGAGAAATTTGAAGAGTATTATAACAATTTGGGTTGGAAAATTCTTTTTTCATCAATTCAAGGCAGTGCGGAAGATGAAAATACCACCAAACTGCTTCAGCACATTGCCAATGAAGCTGGTTTTAATACAGACTTTGAATATATGGACCAAGTTCAATTCAGTGATGATGGTATAGCTAAAGAGAACACCCACTTTGAGTTTTGGTTTAAACTTGTACCGTGGGAAGAGATCGGTATAGAAGAGAGTGAATTAGCACTTTTTCTAACCGACATCATTGAAAATCAAAAGGCCATCGTCTTTAACCCTGCTTATACTTTGATGTTTCAAAGTAAAGGGTTCATGAAAATCTTATGGGACCTTTACCCAAACCATCCCTTACTTCTTGAAACCTCATTTGAGCCCCTACAAGGCAAAAAACAGGTCGAAAAAAAGTGTTTTGGACGAGAAGGTGCCAATATCAAAATCATTAATTCTGATGGCTCTATTGAACTTGAAAATGGTGGAGAGTATACAAACCATAAATCGATTTTCCAAGAGTATGTTGAGTTCCCACAAGATAACAACGGGAATTACTACCAAGCAGGAGTTTTTTATGCCTATGAAGCGTGTGCATTAGGTTTCAGACGAGGAGGAAAAATCTTAGATAATGGCTCAAAATTTGTAGGGCATATTATCTCTTAA
- a CDS encoding tetraacyldisaccharide 4'-kinase has product MKQQFIAWVEEYLFFPNTFQQIISVFLLPFTLLYTLFTIFKRIMARPVDYGIPVISVGNLVVGGSGKTPMTIYLTRYKEHVAVILRGYGRESQGLYVVSHHGHILEDVQTSGDEAMLFAQSLPNATVIVSENRVNAILKAKELGCKVIFLDDGFSKANIYKYDILLRPKEEPTNLFCLPSGGYREPKMMYSVANMVLQEGVDFQRVVSYKLYGENIGVLPNKLLLLTAISKPKRLLEFLPEGVKLVAFEDHHRFSNEEVRAVLRENREYSVITTPKDMVKLQGFGLKNLYLMDLELSISSNVNFDEMEKFIKNYPRF; this is encoded by the coding sequence TTGAAGCAACAGTTTATTGCATGGGTAGAAGAGTATCTCTTCTTCCCAAACACTTTTCAACAAATCATCTCTGTTTTTTTACTCCCTTTTACTCTTTTATATACGCTTTTTACAATATTTAAAAGAATAATGGCGCGACCAGTTGATTATGGTATTCCTGTAATTTCTGTGGGGAACTTAGTTGTAGGTGGAAGTGGTAAAACACCCATGACCATCTATCTTACACGTTATAAAGAGCATGTGGCTGTTATTTTAAGAGGCTATGGACGAGAATCACAAGGCTTGTATGTGGTGAGTCATCACGGTCATATCTTAGAAGATGTTCAAACCAGTGGGGATGAAGCAATGCTGTTTGCTCAATCTCTGCCTAATGCTACTGTAATTGTAAGTGAAAACAGAGTCAATGCCATTTTAAAAGCTAAAGAGTTGGGATGTAAAGTTATTTTTTTAGATGATGGTTTCAGCAAAGCCAATATCTATAAATATGATATTTTGCTTCGACCCAAAGAGGAACCCACCAATCTTTTTTGTCTGCCAAGTGGCGGATACAGAGAACCTAAAATGATGTATAGTGTTGCAAATATGGTACTTCAAGAAGGCGTGGATTTTCAACGAGTGGTCAGTTATAAACTTTATGGTGAGAATATTGGAGTATTGCCCAATAAACTCTTACTGCTTACAGCCATTTCTAAACCCAAACGACTTTTAGAGTTTTTACCAGAAGGGGTAAAACTGGTTGCTTTTGAAGATCATCATCGCTTTAGTAACGAGGAAGTGCGAGCAGTGTTGCGAGAAAACAGAGAGTATTCTGTGATTACGACGCCTAAAGATATGGTCAAACTGCAAGGGTTTGGTCTTAAAAACCTTTATTTAATGGATTTAGAACTTTCAATTTCTTCCAATGTCAATTTTGATGAGATGGAGAAGTTTATAAAAAACTATCCTAGGTTCTAA